In Syntrophales bacterium, the DNA window GAGGATGCCTTCCGGTGTATGAAATCTGACTTGGGCTTTCGACCGATACGCCATCACATTGAGCGACGCTCAGATGGCCACCTGTTCATTACGGTGCTTGCCTACCATATCCTCCATGCGATTCGTTTCAAACTGAGAATGAAGGGCATCCATGACAGTTGGTCAAAGATCCGGGAAAGATTGTCCATGCATACTCGGAACAGTACCACGCAAAAAAGAAAAGACGGAAAGGTGATCCATATCCGGAAATCATCCCGGCTGGAGCCCCACCAAAAGGTAATCTATGATGCCTTGAACATTGCTTCTGTGCCTGGACGGATGGTGAAAAAGATTCTATGACCACTCAAACATGTAGTGCCAGAAAACGAGATTGGCCGTCTTTAACTTACTGTTATTGCATAAGAATATTTTTGTCTTCATGAATTTGGGTTAATAAGTGGTTGGGATATAGGGAAAGAAGCACGCTTCAAAAAAGGCCGGGAGTTGAACCTCCCGGCCTTTTACTACTTTTTGTTATTTTTCTTCTTCTTTTTCTTCTTCTTCGTCCTCATCCTCATAGTAATCATTTACGCTTTCTGCGCCTTCAGGTACTTCCGCTTCTATGGAACGCGAAATTCCCCTTACGAGAATTGCAGTAATGAGGAAAAGTAAAATAACTGAAATAACAATTATCATGGCGATTGTCGTTGTCCATGATTTTACTTCTTTCTCTACATTCTCGGAGTAAGCCCTGGCAAGAGTATTGAATTTATCTACATTTACTCCCATTCCTATCCACCCGAATCCGCCAGGCTTTGGATAGCTTTCCGCATAGAACTTAATTGGTGCATAAGCAACAAATTTTATGTTATTTTTGAATTTATAGGTTTTAATCCCGGAATTTCCCGCAGCCGCATCCTTTGCAATTTCCGGCATGCCTCTATCTATAAAACCAAGAAGATTGAGATTTAATACCTCTTCTCCCTTTTCAGTTAGAGCCGTTGCGGTTTTTTCAGTAAGCGGCATGGCAGGACGACCATTACTATGAAGACCAATTATATGGTAGTCATTCGGATGAGAAATAATAAATCCTCTGTTGTCCACCATATAGGCATAATTGCCGGTTGATGCATCTGCTTCGACAACATATTCAGACTGAGTCGGCACAATATGATCGGTAAACTCAGCAAGGTGCCTTGCATCAAGAGCAAGGACAATTATCCCCGCAAACCCTTTTTCGTCAAATAAGGGAGTGGCCATACGAATTATACCCGTGAACCTCTTTCCCTTCTCAAAATCAGACCTGTCTACATACCAGCCTGTGACGTGAGAAATGTAAGCTTCCCCTTTCTTGAGATTCCTGGTCTTGACAAAATAATCCTCAGATTTGTAAGTTGTGTTTGCAGGATTACTCACGTTTGTCAGCTTTGATTTTGGCACTATCTTTCCGTTAGTGATTTTTATCAATTCTTCACCAGTTCTGTCAATCAGAGACATCTCGGTGTAGAGAGGGACCAGAACCTTGCGAACTTTTTTAGCTTCCCTTATCCATATGTAACTCTTCTTCTTGCTTATGAACTCATTGTATGCAGAATCGGTTGCCGGAATAATCGTTGCAATCATAAGATCATTCCTTCTCTCCCCAAGGAACTTGGCAACGTCTTCAGCCGTATTGATGGCACGTACCCTTATCTCATTTTGGGATTTTTCGTC includes these proteins:
- a CDS encoding cache domain-containing protein: MSETKKVKQLFTVGRIFFLLIVIPLSLMALLIANGIFKVGETTRQRATAALDEKSQNEIRVRAINTAEDVAKFLGERRNDLMIATIIPATDSAYNEFISKKKSYIWIREAKKVRKVLVPLYTEMSLIDRTGEELIKITNGKIVPKSKLTNVSNPANTTYKSEDYFVKTRNLKKGEAYISHVTGWYVDRSDFEKGKRFTGIIRMATPLFDEKGFAGIIVLALDARHLAEFTDHIVPTQSEYVVEADASTGNYAYMVDNRGFIISHPNDYHIIGLHSNGRPAMPLTEKTATALTEKGEEVLNLNLLGFIDRGMPEIAKDAAAGNSGIKTYKFKNNIKFVAYAPIKFYAESYPKPGGFGWIGMGVNVDKFNTLARAYSENVEKEVKSWTTTIAMIIVISVILLFLITAILVRGISRSIEAEVPEGAESVNDYYEDEDEEEEKEEEK